The Salvia miltiorrhiza cultivar Shanhuang (shh) chromosome 1, IMPLAD_Smil_shh, whole genome shotgun sequence genome has a window encoding:
- the LOC130994314 gene encoding uncharacterized protein At1g76070-like: protein MEKANNHKLRNKILKLLPKAISFQNIPFSPRRDSRPDAAAHSRPRAHHNKAFSGPMIPAEARRKLKSRETFSQEPTSPKVSCTGRVKHRGRVSEKKKKPVSLPKEFKPVAEGPGPKKKAGIKKFLAGGRKCAEQADDRAGPGDGSAAPSLGHMRRFASSREAFANFDWTAAQIAPGDCSDDERGYSDGDEEEEECRIPFSAPMMMMAGGGDLEPKKEINLWKRRTMAQPRSLELNMDE, encoded by the coding sequence ATGGAGAAGGCAAACAATCATAAGCTGAGAAACAAGATTTTGAAGCTTCTGCCAAAGGCGATTTCATTCCAAAACATCCCTTTCAGCCCGCGCCGCGACAGCCGGCCCGATGCCGCCGCGCACAGCCGGCCCAGAGCCCATCACAACAAGGCCTTCTCCGGCCCGATGATCCCGGCCGAGGCCCGGCGCAAGCTCAAGAGCCGCGAGACGTTCTCGCAAGAGCCCACCTCTCCGAAGGTCTCGTGCACGGGCCGGGTCAAGCACCGGGGCCGGGTttcggagaagaagaagaagcccGTTTCGTTGCCCAAGGAATTCAAGCCCGTGGCCGAGGGCCCGGGCCCGAAGAAGAAGGCGGGGATCAAGAAGTTTTTGGCGGGAGGGAGGAAGTGTGCTGAGCAGGCCGATGATCGGGCCGGGCCGGGCGACGGGAGCGCAGCCCCGAGCCTGGGCCATATGAGGAGGTTCGCCAGCAGCCGTGAGGCGTTCGCGAATTTCGATTGGACAGCGGCGCAGATTGCGCCGGGGGATTGCTCCGACGATGAGAGGGGGTACAGCGACGGcgatgaggaggaggaggagtgcCGGATACCTTTCTCGgcgccgatgatgatgatggcgGGAGGCGGGGATTTGGAGCCGAAGAAGGAGATTAATTTGTGGAAGAGGAGGACTATGGCTCAGCCTAGGAGTCTTGAGTTGAACATGGATGAATAG